DNA from uncultured Fusobacterium sp.:
AAGTGTTGCTGTCTACCAAAAAAATTCTGTACTTTTATGTAGAGGTAGTGTAGTTGATCAAATGCGTCAAGGTAAATGGGAGTATTTCGATAGTAAAGGTAGGTTACTATATACTGTTAACTATGAGAATGGAATTAGAAATGGAGAATGGGAAGCTTTTGAAAGAGATGGTTCTCTTCTAATGAGTGGAAAATATAGAGATGGAAAAATTATAGGAATCGATTTTGAATAAATACCTAAAAAAGCTATGTAGAGAATTTATCTACATAGCTTTTTAAATTAAATAAAATATTCCATCTCATTGTCTTTTTCTATAAAACCAAGAGACCTATATATATTTTTTCCTGCTTCACTAGAGTTTAGCCACAACCTCTTTATAGAGTTATTCTTTGAAAACTCTATAATCTCCTTTACAAGCTTTGTTGCTAACCCTTTTTTTCTACTATTTAAGCTAGTATAAACATTCAATATATACCCCTCTACTCCAACTGGATTTTCATAGTAGGGTATTCTACAAAAAGTGCACATTGAAGCTACTGCAACTA
Protein-coding regions in this window:
- a CDS encoding GNAT family N-acetyltransferase, with the translated sequence MKIVLGSEKNVEEFIKLRMELFKELGEIKEKDNIEELIWETKQYYLQHIKKDLYCWFIEIEEKIVAVASMCTFCRIPYYENPVGVEGYILNVYTSLNSRKKGLATKLVKEIIEFSKNNSIKRLWLNSSEAGKNIYRSLGFIEKDNEMEYFI